Proteins from a genomic interval of Niabella soli DSM 19437:
- a CDS encoding trypsin-like peptidase domain-containing protein encodes MKLKQLLLVIAVSVVSAFAGVFLYGKFARGGTSGIGAPTDGKLPANYAAFFDSNGTAAEPTDFTKASQSAIPAVVHIKTKIPAKKLSNNLPNRGRSGDPFDDFFGDMFGVGPQIQPEQKASGSGVIISQDGYIVTNNHVVSDGADGVAPEIKVTLNEGRKVYTAKVVGRDPSTDLAVLKVDATNLPYMIYGNSDDAKIGQWVLAVGYPFNLEATVTAGIISAKGRNIGINAQQSVSPVESFLQTDAAVNPGNSGGPLINTNGQLLGINSAILAPTGTYAGYSFAIPVNIVKKVVNDIIKYGDVKRGYIGITYSPTDQQNAQSLRAKGIQTDAGVYVSGVSDNGGAAKAGIKAGDVITKINGTDITSVNQMGGTIASAQPGDKVKLSYLRGGKEYTSDITLTAKPNEVKITASGVLSDQLGVDLANVDSKRAAQLHIQGGVEIKNIRANGLLSKSRIDKGFVITSVNGQPVKSVDDLAKVLAASRSGAVQFNGIYPGYSGQYSYQINLNGDGNDDDSSY; translated from the coding sequence ATGAAATTGAAACAACTTCTTTTAGTGATTGCAGTAAGTGTGGTATCTGCATTTGCAGGTGTTTTCCTTTACGGAAAATTTGCGCGGGGGGGAACGAGCGGCATCGGTGCGCCAACCGATGGAAAATTACCCGCGAACTATGCGGCTTTTTTCGACAGCAATGGCACAGCCGCAGAACCAACCGATTTTACCAAAGCGTCGCAATCGGCCATTCCGGCGGTAGTGCATATCAAAACAAAAATTCCGGCAAAAAAGCTTAGTAATAACCTGCCTAACCGCGGCAGAAGCGGTGATCCGTTTGACGATTTTTTTGGCGATATGTTTGGTGTAGGACCCCAGATACAGCCTGAGCAAAAAGCATCGGGCAGCGGTGTGATCATTAGTCAGGATGGCTATATTGTAACCAATAACCATGTGGTTTCAGACGGGGCAGACGGTGTGGCTCCTGAAATTAAAGTAACCCTGAATGAAGGCAGAAAAGTATATACCGCCAAAGTAGTGGGGCGTGATCCGAGCACGGACCTTGCCGTATTAAAGGTAGACGCTACCAACCTGCCTTATATGATCTATGGCAACTCAGACGATGCAAAGATCGGGCAATGGGTGCTGGCTGTAGGTTATCCTTTTAACCTGGAAGCAACGGTTACCGCCGGTATTATCAGCGCCAAAGGAAGAAATATCGGTATCAACGCGCAGCAAAGCGTGTCGCCGGTTGAATCCTTCCTGCAAACAGATGCTGCGGTAAACCCCGGCAACAGCGGCGGTCCGTTAATCAATACCAACGGACAATTGCTAGGCATCAACTCTGCTATCCTGGCGCCTACCGGAACGTATGCCGGTTATTCTTTTGCGATCCCGGTAAACATTGTAAAAAAAGTGGTAAATGACATTATCAAATATGGTGATGTAAAACGGGGCTATATCGGCATTACCTATTCGCCTACCGACCAGCAGAACGCGCAAAGTTTAAGAGCTAAAGGAATACAGACCGATGCGGGTGTATATGTTTCAGGCGTTTCCGACAACGGTGGGGCGGCAAAAGCAGGCATTAAGGCCGGCGATGTGATCACAAAAATAAACGGCACAGATATTACCTCTGTAAACCAGATGGGCGGTACTATTGCAAGCGCCCAGCCCGGCGATAAAGTAAAACTAAGCTACCTGAGGGGCGGCAAGGAATACACTTCGGATATTACCCTTACTGCAAAACCGAACGAGGTTAAGATCACCGCCAGCGGTGTTTTAAGTGATCAGTTGGGAGTGGACCTTGCAAACGTGGACAGTAAACGGGCAGCCCAGTTACATATACAGGGAGGCGTTGAGATCAAAAACATCCGGGCAAACGGATTATTGAGCAAGAGCCGTATCGACAAAGGATTTGTAATTACCTCTGTAAACGGGCAACCGGTTAAATCGGTTGACGACCTGGCGAAGGTATTGGCTGCCAGCAGAAGCGGTGCCGTACAATTTAATGGTATTTACCCCGGGTACAGCGGACAGTACTCTTACCAGATCAACCTGAACGGTGATGGCAATGATGATGATTCCAGTTATTAG